The genomic stretch CGGTCCTCGACGGAGAAGTCCCTGATGTGCAGCTCCTGGATCCGCGCGTCCCGCAGCGGCACGGCCTTCGGCTTGCGCAGGTCCGACCAGCCCGCCGGGGCCAGGGACCTGTCGTCCAGGTCCACGACCAGGCTGCGCTCGGAGTCCGCGGTGAGCGCGAGCGAGTACGGGTCGGTGACCTTGTTGGTGACCACCTTGCCCGCGCTGGGCGCCCACACCTTCACCACGTACCGGTACGGCTTGCCCTTCCAGGACGCCGGCCCCGTCACGGACCACACGCCCGTGGAGTCGTCCCGCGCATGCTCCTGACCGAACCGTCCAGCTCCAGCGACACGCTCCGCGCCGTCGGGGCCCACACGGACAGCGTGGGCCTTCCGTCGCGGAACACCGGTCCGAGGTGCGCCTTCGTGGCACCGGGGTAGAGGTCGTCCAGCACACCGGCGGTCTGCACACGGTCGCCGCCAGCACGGCCCCGTTCTCCGCCCGCTGCGAGACGACCAGCTGCCCCTTGACCGCTTCACGCACCCGGTCCCGGTCGCGCGGGTCCACGGACCAGGCGGCGTAGTCCTTCAGGTGGGGGAACTTCGCCTTCTGCGCGTCGGTCAGGGCCGTCTTCCCCAGCCTGATCCAGCGCTCGTCGTCGCTGCTCAGGGTCCCGTCCCGGACGGTCAGGGAGCCGTCGAGGGAGTACAGCAACTGGGTGGAGGCGGCACCCGCCACGCCGTTCCAGGCGACGGTGTCCCGGTCGATCCACACCGCCTCGGCGGTGGTGAGGTCGAGCGCGGCGGCGGTGCCGGCCGGCTGCGGCAGCAGGTGCTTCTCCTGGCCGCTCACCAGCCACACCTCGTGGCCGTCGGCCGTGAGGTCAAGGCTCCGGTCGGCCGGGAGGTCCTTCTCGTCGCCCTTGTGGATGATGTAGCCGAGACTGGTGGCACCCGCGGTGAGGGGCACCTCGAAGACCGCGCCATAGGCATCAGTCTTCACCGGCTCCAGCGGCCGCGACCAGTCGGTGGGGTGCGCGGCGCCCGTCCAGACGTGCAGGCCCCAGCCGTCGTAGTCCCCGTCGGCGCGGTGGTAGTGCAGGACGGCCTTGGCCGGGTCCTGGGCGGGGTGGTCCGGCCGCTCGGTGCGCACGTCGGCCTCGCCCTGTTCGATCCACACCTCGCCGGTGCGGGTGACGTCGATGAACCGGTCGGCGGAGATGTCCTTGTTCCCGTCCTTGTCGACGACCAGGAACCCGACGTTCGAGGCGCCCGGCCGGAGCTTGACGTAGGCGAAGGCGCCGTAGGCGTCCCGGCCGATGAAGGGGTGGCCGGCCGGCCAGGTGGTGGCCTCGCCGTCGGCCAGGTCGCCCCAGGCGTACAGGCCCCAGCCGTCGTAGTCGCCGTCGGGGCGCTTGTAGTGCACGATCGCGTAGTCCCGGGAGGAGGCCCTGGGGACCTCGGGCGCGGGCGGGGTGCCGGTGGTGCTGCTCGCCGTGGCGCTCGCGGTGTGCCCGGCCGAGTCGATGACGACGGCCTTGTAGCGCAGGGCGGTCCCGGCGGGCACGTCGGTGCCGAGGGTCTGGGTGACCTGGTAGGGGGCGTGGTCGGCGGAGCCGAGCGTCCGCCACTTCCCGTTGCCGACCTGGGCGGCGAAGACGACCCGGTTGAGCTGTCCCCCATCGACGTCGGCCCTGAGGTCGACCGTTCCGGTGGCTCCGGCGGCCGGGGCGGTCAGGGTGATCGTGGGCTCGGCGGTGGGCTCGGCGAGCTTTCCGGCCGCCTTGTAGACGACGGCGGACCCGGCCGGGACGGTGACGGTGAGCCGCCGGTCGCCGTCGGAGCGCACCGGGCCGGTGGCGCCGTGGATCCCCCGGTACGTCATGTCCGGCGACCCGGTCGCGAAGGTCGCCGTCCGCTCCGAGCCGGCGTTGTTGAAGGCCACGACGTACTCCTGGCCGGACGCGGCGTCGGTGCGGGTGAAGGCGTAGATCCCGGGGCCGTCGGCCGCGTACCGCTCGGTCTGCACCCCGTCCGTCAGGGCCGGCTCGGCCTTGCGGAGCCGGGCCAGGTCCGCGATCCGCCGGTACAGCGGGGCGCCGGTGTCGTAGGCGGCGCTCGCGTGGGTGCGGTCGGTGCCGATCTCGTCGTCGTCCAGGTAGTCGGCGACCTTGGAGGCGAACATGGTCTGGCGGGCGTCCTTGTCGCCGCCGGAGCCGGTGAAGCCCTGCTCGTCGCCGTAGTAGACGACCGGGTTGCCCCGGCTGAGGAACATCAGCTCGTTGGCGAGCCGGTCCTTGGCCAGGATCTCGGCGTCGGTCGCGTTCGGGTTGTCCTGCTTCAGGAAGGTTCCGATGCGGCCCATGTCGTGGTTGCCGAGGAAGGTGACCTGTTCGTAGGCGTTGGCCTTGTCAGTCGTGTACTTGTGGTCGGCGCCGAAGACGGCCGCCAGCTTCCGGGCGCTGCCGCCCTGGGAGGCGTAGGCGCGGGCCGCGTCCTGGAAGGGGAAGTCGAGGGTGGCGTCGAGCCGGCCCCGGGTGACGTACGGGGCGGTGACGGCGGGGTCGGCGGAGTAGACCTCGCCGAACATGAAGAAGTCCTTCCGGCCGCGCTCGGCCGCGTAGCGGTCCAGCGCGGTGGCCCACTGGGTCCAGAACTCCATGTTCACGTGCTTGACGGTGTCGATCCGGAAGCCGTCGACGGCGAAGTCCCGCACCCAGCGCTGGTAGATCCGCTCCATCCCGCGGACGACCTCGGGGCGCTCGGTCCACAGGTCGTCCAGGCCGGAGAAGTCGCCGTAGGTGGTGGACTCGCCGGTGTACGTGGAGTCGCCCCGGTTGTGGTACATCGCCGGGTCGTTGAGCCAGGCCGGGACCTTGGCCTGGCTGGTCGCCCTCGGGGTGTGGGGAAAGGAGCCGGTGCCGACGGGCGGGAACTTCCCCGTGCCGTCGGCGTGGTCGGCGTCGTCGAAGGGGCGGCCGTCCTCGGTGAGGTAGGGGAAGGCGCCCTTGGAGAGGTAGTCGTAGGTCTTCTCGTCGTAGTCGACGACGTCGGCGGTGTGGTTGGTGATGACGTCGAAGAAGACCTTCATGCCCTTGGCGTGGGCCTTGGAGATGAGGTTCTTCAGGTCCTGGTCGGTGCCGAAGTGGGGGTCGACCTGGGTGAAGTCGGTGATCCAGTACCCGTGGTAGCCCGCCGAAGCGTTGCTTCCGGTGCCCTGCACGGGGCGGTTCTTGAAGATCGGCGCCAGCCAGATGGCCGTGGTGCCGAGCCCCTTGATGTAGTCCAGCCGCTGCGTCAGGCCCTTGAGGTCGCCGCCCTGGTAGAAGCCCTTGTCCGTGGGGTCGTAGCCGGTGCGCAGCCGCGAACCGGTCAGACCACCGCGGTCGTTGGACGGGTCACCGTTGGCGAAGCGGTCCGGCAGGACGAAGTAGAACTGCTCGCGGGTGGCGTCGTGCCGGGCGGGTGCGGCGGCCAGCTTCGCGTCCGAGGGAGGCGCGGGCGGGCCGGCCGCGTGGGCGGCCAGGGGCGACAGCAGCGTGGCGGCGAGGGCCGCGGCGCTGACGGCCGCGGCACCGGCGCGCCGCCGGGTACGGCGCCTGGGCGGCGCCGGCCATCGTGGTGTCACTGGGTGGCTCCTCAGCAGTCCGGCTTGCCGGCGTACAGCGCCAGGGCGGTGTCGGGGGCCAGGGTGGCGGTGAACTGACCGCCGGCATTCACCGTCACCGGCCTGTTGCCCTGCACGTCGCAGTAGGTCCCGGCGGGCAGGGAGGTCTGGTAGGTGCGGGTCATGCTGCCCGGCTCGTGGTTGATGGCCACGTATCCCTTGGCGCCCCGGCCGAAGGCGACCCAGTCGTTGCCGTTGTCCCACCAGTTCGTGACCGCCTGGCCCCGGGTCGCGTTGCGGAAGGCGACCATGGACTTGATCTCCGGCCAGGCATGCTGGCACTTCCAGCCGCTTTGCCAACAGGCGTCCACCCGGCCGCCGTTCGGCGGGCCGGCGTCGGCGTCCGACCACTCGTAGCCGGAGTTGACGTCGGGGGCGCCGTACGGCCAGGCCAGCATGAAGACGTTGGCCAGGGTGTAGTTCGCGCCGCTCTTGTAGGAGAGCGTGCTGCCGTTGCGCTCGGTGTCGTGGTTGTCCACGAAGACGCCCGCGGCCGAGCCGCTCAGGTAGCCCCAGCCCTCGCCGTAGTTCTTCAGGTACGCCAGCTTCTCGGCGGTGAAGACCCGCTTGAGGTCGTAGGCGTAGCGGAACTCCTGGACGTCTCCGTTGCCGGTGTACTCGGAGGGCTGGACGGCCTCGCCCGCGCCGTGGATGACCTCCTGCTTCCAGTGGACCGACGGGTTGGTCAGCCGGCTCTTGATGTCCGCCAGGTCCGCGGCCGGTATGTGCTTGGCCCCGTCGATCCGGAAGCCGTCCACGCCCAGGCTCAGCAGGTCGTTCAGATAACCGGCGATCGCCTTGCGGACGTACTCCTCGCCGGTGTCCAGGTCGGCCAGGCCGAGGAGTTCGCAGTGCTGGACGTTCCAGCGGTCGGAGTAGTCCGAGATCTGGGCGGTGCAGTCGTCGAAGTCGTAGGACGAGTACAGGCCCGGGTAGGCGTACTTGGTGTACGACGAGCCGCCGGTGCCGGTGCCCGAGCCGGCCGACATGTGGTTGACGACGGCGTCGGCGACGACCTTCACCCCGGCCGCGTGGCAGGTGTCCACCATGTTCCGGAACGCCGTGCGGTCGCCGAGCCGGCCGGCGATCTTGTACGACACCGGCTGGTACGACGTCCACCACTGGGCGCCCTGTATGTGCTCGGCGGGCGGGGAGACCTGGACGTATCCGTAGCCGGCGGGGCCGAGGGCGGTGGTGCACTCCCTGGCCACGGAGTCGTAGTTCCACTCGAAGAGGACGGCGGTGACGTCCTTGGTGCCGGGCGGGGCGGCCTCTGCGGTAGTCGGGGTCATGCCCATCAGGGCGGCGGCGGTGAGGGCGACCGCCGTGGGGAGTGCGCTGCGTGCCATGTGGGGTTCCTTCGACGGTGAAGGGGGTGGGGGCCGCTGAAGCGGTTTGCTGAAACTTTTCAGCAAGCTTGCGGTGACGCAGATGGTAAAGGCCCGCTGCCCGGAAGGCAGCGGGCCGGAGTGAAGGTGATGCGGGAAAGTTCTCCGACGGAGCGTCAGGGGGCCGCTCCGGTGCGGGCGTCAGCGCTCCGCGGACCACCAGACCGTGGTGTCGGCGGGCACCTTCGTCTCGCCGTCCGCCTCGGTGACCTCGCCGCTGGCGAGCAGCACCCGGCCGTGGGACGGCATCGTCACGGACTCGCCGGTGGTGTTGGCCACGCACACGAAGTCGCCCCGCCGGAAGGCCAGGACGCCCTCCGGCGCGCGCAGCCACTCCACCGACTCGCCCGCGCCCAGGTCCGGCCGCTCCCGGCGGACCCGCAGCGCCGACCGGTACAGCTCCAGCGTGGAGCCGGGGGTCCCGGTCTGCGCCTCCACGCTCAGCTCGGCCCAGGCCGGCGGCTGGGGCAGCCAGCTTCCGCCGTCGCCGAAGCCGTAGGAGGAGCCCGTACGGGTCCACGGGATCGGCACCCGGCAGCCGTCGCGGAAGCCGTCCTGGCCCGCGCCGCGGAAGTACGCCGGGTCCTGGCGGACCTCGTCGGGCAGGTCCACGACGTCCGGCAGGCCCAGTTCCTCGCCCTGGTAGAGGTAGGCCGAGCCGGGCAGGGCGAGCATCAGCAGGGTGGCGGCGCGGGCCCGGCGCAGGCCCAGCTCGCGGTCGCCGGCCGTGCGGATCTGGGTGCCGAGGCCGGGCGGGTTGGCGAAGCGGGTGGCGTGCCGGGTGACGTCGTGGTTGGACAGCACCCAGGTGGCGGGGGCGCCGACGGGGCGCATCGCGTCCAGGGTGCGGTCGATGACCGTGCGCAGCTCCTCGGCGTCCCAGGCCGTGCCCAGGTACTGGAAGTTGAACGCCTGGTGGAGTTCGTCGGGGCGCACGTAGTTCGCGGTGCGCTCGACGGTCGGGGTCCACGCCTCGGCCACGAAGATGCGGTCACCCGAGTACTCGTCGAGGATGCGGCGCCACTGGCGGTAGATGGCGTGCACGCCGTCCTGGTCGAAGAACGGCATGACGTCATTGCCCAGCAGCTTGACCTGGTCGTGAGTGCCGAGGTCGGGCAGGCCCGCCGCCTTGACCAGGCCGTGGGCGACGTCGATGCGGAAGCCGTCCACGCCCATGTCCAGCCAGAAGCGCAGGATCGAGCGGAACTCGTCGCCGACGGCCGGGTGTTCCCAGTTGAAGTCGGGCTGCTCGGGGGCGAACAGGTGCAGGTACCACTCGCCGGGGGTGCCGTCCGGCTCGGTCACCCGGGTCCAGGCCGGTCCGCCGAAGATGGACTCCCAGTCGTTGGGCGGCAGTTCGCCGTTGTCTCCCTTGCCGGGGCGGAAGTGGTAGCGCTCGCGCAGCGGGGAGCCGGGACCCTCGGCGAGGGCGCGCTTGAACCACTCGTGCCGGTCGGAGGAGTGGTTGGGGACCAGGTCCACGATGACGCGCAGGCCGTGCGCGTGGGCGTCGCGGATCAGCGCGTCGGCGTCCAGCAGGGAGCCGAACATCGGGTCGACGGCGCGGTAGTCGGCGACGTCGTAGCCGGCGTCGGCCTGCGGGGAGGCGTAGAAGGGGCTGAGCCACACCGCGTCCACGCCGAGGTCGCGCAGGTACGGCAGGCGGGAGCGTACGCCCTCCAGGTCGCCCATGCCGTCGCCGTTGCCGTCGGCGAAGCTGCGCGGGTAGACCTGGTAGATGACCGCGTCCCGCCACCAGTCGCGGCGGTCGGCGACGGTGACGGCGCTGGAGTGGCGGGCCGGTGCGGCGGAGTGCTGCTGGCTCATGGCGTCCTTGATACGTAACTGGTGCATGGTGGGCGGTCGTTGATGGCCGGAGTACGAGGCGGGCCGCGGTGGCGGCGGGGTCGGTTGGGCCACCGCGGCCCGCCCGGCCGGTGCGGGCGTCAGCCCTTGGTGCCGCCGGCGGTGAGGCCGGTGACCAGGTTCTTCTGCACGAGGTAGAAGAACACCGTCACCGGTATCGCGATCAGCACCGCGGTGGCGGCCATGTAGTTCCACTGGGCGTCGTGCTCGCTGACGAAGGTCTGCAGGCCGACGGCGAAGGTGTACTTGGAGTCGTCCAGCAGGAAGGTCGTCGCGAAGGCGACCTCGCCGACGGCGGTGATGAAGGTGTAGAACGCGGCGACGGCCAGCCCCGGGCGGGCCAGCGGCAGGATCAGCCGGAAGAAGGTGCCGAAGGGGCTGAGCCCGTCCACCCGCCCGGCCTCGTCGATCTCGAACGGGATGGTGTCGAAGTAGCCCTTCAGCAGCCAGGCGCTGTACGGCACGGCGGTGGAGCAGTTGATGGCGATCAGCGCCCAGTAGGTGTCGATGAGGCCGAGCTCGCTGAAGATCTCGTACATCGGCACGATCAGGATGGCGATCGGGAAGGCCTGGGTGAGCAGCAGGACCCACATCAGCTGCTTGTAGCCGGGAAAGCGCATCCGGGAGACCGCGTAGCCGGTGGTGGCGGCGACGAGGACACCGATCACGGTGGTGCCGAGGGCCACGATCAGCGTCGACTTGAACCAGTCGAGGAAGCCGGTGTGCTGGAGCACGAAGCTGTAGTTGGAGAAGGTCAGCTTGCCCGCGATGCCGCCCGGGTGGAGGTAGTCGTCCTTGTCCGGGCCGAGGGACAGGTAGCACAGCCAGGCCACCGGGGCGAGGGCGATCAGGCTGGCCAGGGCGAGGCCGCCGTGCAGCAGGGCGGTGCCGAGCGGTCCGCGCTCGCCGCGCCGGCGGGTGCGGCGGACGGGTACGGCGGCGGGGGCCGGCGCGGTCTTCGTGGTGTCCAGGGTCGTGGTGCTCATGGCGGCGGCTCCTGCGGCGTCAGACGGCGAGTTGGTCATTGCGCTTCAGCCAGCGGAAGTAGAAGGAGGTGAAGACGGTGAGGATCGACAGCAGCAGCACGCCGTAGGCGGCGGACTGGGCGAAGTCGCGCGGCTGCTGGCCGAAGCCCAGCTGGTAGGCCCAGGTGACGAGGATCTGGGCGTCCGGGGCGGAGTTCTTGCCGAACAGCAGGAAGATGATGACGAACTGGTTGAAGGTCCAGATGACGCCGAGCAGGACCACGGTGGAGCTGACCGCGCGCAGTCCGGGCAAGGTGACGTGGCGGAAGCGCTGCCAGGCGCTCGCGCCGTCCATCTCGGCGGCCTCGTAGAGCGTGGAGTCGATGGACTGCAGCCCGCCGAGCAGCGAGAGCATCATGAACGGCACACCGCACCAGGTGTTCACCATGATCGCGGCGAACCGCTGCCAGAAGGTGTCCTCCAGCCAGGCCGGCTGGGGCAGGTGGAGGGCGCCGAGGAGCTGGTTGAGCGCGCCGGAGTCGGCGAGCATGATCCGCCAGGAGAAGACGGTGACGAAGGTCGGCACGGCCCAGGGCAGGACGAGCAGCAGCCGGTAGACGGTGCGGCCGCGCAGCTTCTGGTGCAGCATGAGCGCGAGGCCGAGCCCGAGGGCGTAGTGCAGGGCGACGCAGGCGGCCGTCCAGAAGACGGTCCACAGGAAGTGCGACCAGAACCGGTCGTAGGCCGTCGGGCCGAACAGGATGTCCTGGTAGTTGTCCAGGCCGATGAACTCGTAGGTGGCGTCGATGTGGTTGACGCCGATCGTCCGCGCCGAGTTGAGGCTGTTGGCGTCGGTGAGGGTGAGGTAGAAGCCGCGGGCCAGCGGGTAGCCGACGAGGACGCCGAGCACGATGACCACCGGGGCGATCATCGCGTAGGCGTACCAGTACTTCTGGAGGCCGTTCTTGACGCGCTGCCCCAGCCCGGGACGAGGCGCGCGGTCACCGCGGCGCTTGCCGGTGGCGCGGTCGATGGCGACTGTCATGGTTCGACACCTTCATTGGATCAGGGGGGCGGGCCGGGCACAGGGCGGTGGCCGCCGGTCTCCTCCCCCGCGCGCGGCGGGAGCGGCCGACGGCCACCCGGGCTCACTTGCCGAAGCCGTCCAGCAGCTCGGAGATGGCCAGTTCGGCGTTGCCCAGGCCCTTGTCCAGCGACTCCTTGCCGCCGGCGACCTTGGCCAGCTCGGTGTCGAGCGGGACCCACAGGGAGCTGTACTCGGGCAGTGCCGGGCGGGGCTGGGCGGCGGCCAGGACGCCCTGGTAGCCGGCGATGCCCGGGTCGGCCTTGACCTGCGCGGTGTAGGCGTCGGAGCGGGTGGGCAGGGTGGAGTTCTTCAGGGCGATGGTCTCCTGCGCCTGGGCGGAGGTCATGAAGTTCACGAACTTCAGGGCCGCCGCCTGGTGGGCCTTGTCCGAGCCGGCGTACACCGACAGGTTGTGGCCGCCGGTCGGGGCGCCCGCCTTGCCGGTGGAGCCGGCCGGGACGGTGGCGATGCCCAGGTTCTTCTTGTCCTTGAAGGCGCTGCCCTTGTAGAAGTTCGTGATCTCCCAGGGGCCCTGGATGATCGCGGCGACCTTGCCGTTGACGAACGCGTCCTGGATGTGGGCGTAGGCGTCGGCGGTGGTGTCGGCCTTGTGCAGGCCCTTGCCGGAGAACAGGCTCTGCCAGGTGCCGTAGCCCTTCTTGGCGGCGGCCGAGGTCACGGTGATCTTCTTGGCGGCGGCGTCGACGGTGTCGGTGCCCTCGCCG from Streptomyces rubradiris encodes the following:
- a CDS encoding alpha-amylase, with the protein product MARSALPTAVALTAAALMGMTPTTAEAAPPGTKDVTAVLFEWNYDSVARECTTALGPAGYGYVQVSPPAEHIQGAQWWTSYQPVSYKIAGRLGDRTAFRNMVDTCHAAGVKVVADAVVNHMSAGSGTGTGGSSYTKYAYPGLYSSYDFDDCTAQISDYSDRWNVQHCELLGLADLDTGEEYVRKAIAGYLNDLLSLGVDGFRIDGAKHIPAADLADIKSRLTNPSVHWKQEVIHGAGEAVQPSEYTGNGDVQEFRYAYDLKRVFTAEKLAYLKNYGEGWGYLSGSAAGVFVDNHDTERNGSTLSYKSGANYTLANVFMLAWPYGAPDVNSGYEWSDADAGPPNGGRVDACWQSGWKCQHAWPEIKSMVAFRNATRGQAVTNWWDNGNDWVAFGRGAKGYVAINHEPGSMTRTYQTSLPAGTYCDVQGNRPVTVNAGGQFTATLAPDTALALYAGKPDC
- a CDS encoding sugar ABC transporter permease, translated to MSTTTLDTTKTAPAPAAVPVRRTRRRGERGPLGTALLHGGLALASLIALAPVAWLCYLSLGPDKDDYLHPGGIAGKLTFSNYSFVLQHTGFLDWFKSTLIVALGTTVIGVLVAATTGYAVSRMRFPGYKQLMWVLLLTQAFPIAILIVPMYEIFSELGLIDTYWALIAINCSTAVPYSAWLLKGYFDTIPFEIDEAGRVDGLSPFGTFFRLILPLARPGLAVAAFYTFITAVGEVAFATTFLLDDSKYTFAVGLQTFVSEHDAQWNYMAATAVLIAIPVTVFFYLVQKNLVTGLTAGGTKG
- a CDS encoding glycoside hydrolase family 13 protein, giving the protein MSQQHSAAPARHSSAVTVADRRDWWRDAVIYQVYPRSFADGNGDGMGDLEGVRSRLPYLRDLGVDAVWLSPFYASPQADAGYDVADYRAVDPMFGSLLDADALIRDAHAHGLRVIVDLVPNHSSDRHEWFKRALAEGPGSPLRERYHFRPGKGDNGELPPNDWESIFGGPAWTRVTEPDGTPGEWYLHLFAPEQPDFNWEHPAVGDEFRSILRFWLDMGVDGFRIDVAHGLVKAAGLPDLGTHDQVKLLGNDVMPFFDQDGVHAIYRQWRRILDEYSGDRIFVAEAWTPTVERTANYVRPDELHQAFNFQYLGTAWDAEELRTVIDRTLDAMRPVGAPATWVLSNHDVTRHATRFANPPGLGTQIRTAGDRELGLRRARAATLLMLALPGSAYLYQGEELGLPDVVDLPDEVRQDPAYFRGAGQDGFRDGCRVPIPWTRTGSSYGFGDGGSWLPQPPAWAELSVEAQTGTPGSTLELYRSALRVRRERPDLGAGESVEWLRAPEGVLAFRRGDFVCVANTTGESVTMPSHGRVLLASGEVTEADGETKVPADTTVWWSAER
- a CDS encoding carbohydrate ABC transporter permease translates to MTVAIDRATGKRRGDRAPRPGLGQRVKNGLQKYWYAYAMIAPVVIVLGVLVGYPLARGFYLTLTDANSLNSARTIGVNHIDATYEFIGLDNYQDILFGPTAYDRFWSHFLWTVFWTAACVALHYALGLGLALMLHQKLRGRTVYRLLLVLPWAVPTFVTVFSWRIMLADSGALNQLLGALHLPQPAWLEDTFWQRFAAIMVNTWCGVPFMMLSLLGGLQSIDSTLYEAAEMDGASAWQRFRHVTLPGLRAVSSTVVLLGVIWTFNQFVIIFLLFGKNSAPDAQILVTWAYQLGFGQQPRDFAQSAAYGVLLLSILTVFTSFYFRWLKRNDQLAV
- a CDS encoding extracellular solute-binding protein, giving the protein MRRGIAASALAASLALTATACGGGDGDSGKSDGPVTITWWDTSNATNEAPAYRALVEQFEAAHKDIKVKYVNVPFDQAQNKFDTAAGATGAPDVLRSEVGWTPAFAKKGFFLPLDGTEALADQAKFQPSLIKQAQYEGKTYGVPLVTDTLALVYNKALFQKAGLTEAPGTWDELKAAAAKIKDKTGADGYWGSVQAYYAQPFLYGEGTDTVDAAAKKITVTSAAAKKGYGTWQSLFSGKGLHKADTTADAYAHIQDAFVNGKVAAIIQGPWEITNFYKGSAFKDKKNLGIATVPAGSTGKAGAPTGGHNLSVYAGSDKAHQAAALKFVNFMTSAQAQETIALKNSTLPTRSDAYTAQVKADPGIAGYQGVLAAAQPRPALPEYSSLWVPLDTELAKVAGGKESLDKGLGNAELAISELLDGFGK